A stretch of DNA from Gimesia chilikensis:
GTGGTGGCAGTGGACTGGCTGCTGCTGCACGGGCTTTGGAATTCGGTGCCCGGGTACTCGTGCTGGAGAAGCAGTCTCAGCTGGGTGGTACCACGGGGATGGCCATCGGTTCGTTTACTGGTAATGGCACCAGCCTGCAACGAGCTGCGGGGATCGAAGACAATCCCGATGATCATGAAACCGACGCTGGTCTGTTCGCGGTACCTGAGATTGAAGCACACAATTATTCTGAGTTGAGACGATTCTTTCTGGGACAGACTGCAGAGACCCTCGAGTGGCTTCACAGACTGGGGCTGCACTTTCATGGACCGAACCCCGAGCCTCCCAACCGTGTACCGCGCATGCATAATATTGTCCCGAATGCGAAGGCCTACATTGCCGCTTTCCAGACAAAGATTCTCAAGCGACAGGGAACGATTGTCTGCGATGCACCAGTGGTCGAACTGCGTCGAGAAGCGGGGCGAGTGACGGGAGTCGTCGCTGAGATTCAAGGCGAACGACAGACGATCCGAGCGCAACGGGGCGTCGTACTGGCAGCGGGCGATTATGCGAATGCCCCGGAGATCATCGGACGATTCAAGGGAGATCGTTTTCGCTCGATCGAAGGGGTGAATCCCAAAGCATGTGGCGATGGTCATCTGCTGGCAGAACAGACGGGTGCGCAACTGTTGAACATGGAGATCACCTATGGCCCGGAACTCCGTTTTGTGCCGCCCCCGGGTGATCCGTTTGAACAACTGCTGCCTACCAGCGGATTTCTGGCGCAACTGATGGGGCGACTGGTCCCCTATCTGCCTCAATTTCTGATTAACTGGCGCATCAAGCGACTGCTGTTGACGTGGCAGCATCCGGAAAATGCACTGTTTGACGATGGTGCGATCCTCGTGAATACAGTTGGGCAGCGTTTCTGCAACGAGCGAGTCTCTCCGGAGAGGGAGATTGCGATTTCGGAACAGGAGAATAAAGCGGCTTATATTCTGTTGGATGAACGCATCGCTGCCCGTTACAGCGAGTGGCCGCATTTTATTTCGACTGCGCCCAAGATCGCCTATGCGTACGTGGAAGATTATTTGAAACTGCGTCCCGATGTGAGTGCCGCTGCCGGTTCACTGGAAGAACTCGCGAAGCAACGCCAGTTAAATCCAACCCACTTACAGGATACTGTCGCCCAATTCAATGCGTATGCCTCAGGCCAGCAGGCAGATCCGTTTGGGAGAGCCGGTGATACTGAACCGCTGGCCGGAAATCGCTGGGTTTTGCTGGGACCGGCAAAAGCCTACTTCACCACAACGGAAGGGGGCGTAGCGATCAACCACGGACTGCAGGCACTGGACGAAAAAGGTGATCCGATTCCCGGCTTATACGCGATTGGCTGTAACGGCATGGGCGGACAAGTGCTGTGGGGACACGGACTGCACATCGCCTGGGCACTTACCAGTGGTCGCCTGGTGGGGGAAGCTCTGGGAAAACCATAAGCTCATTATCATAAAAGTTTTAGTGAAATGCAAAATCTTTTACTCCAGCGTCTCAAATGCCATAGTTCCTCCTATCGCATAAGCATGAGATGACCGCAGTTCCTCCAGTGATTCTGGTTCTGTTATTCCACCACCAAATTCCAGCCCCAGGTTCTCATTCAAATCAAGGACATAAATCCCGTGACTGATAACCTGCAGTGATGCTTGCTTACGATGATCTATGAGTTTCAACTCACTAACATCATTCAGACAAAGTACCGCTCTGGTCCAGCCTTCATTTTTAATGCATTCGGCATCGCGAGTCTTTAGTATGATTTTCAACTCACGCGTGGCATTATCTGAAAAGGCTAGCTGGATCGACTCGATTACGGTATCACAGAAGTTATAAAATCGATTAAGAAACGGAGCTATTTCTGCTGGTTTAACATGCTGTTTCAAAACTGATCCCCTGGAATGGTTTACTGCCCAGATGTAGTCAACCTATAACAGGTTTTCGTTTCACGTCATACAGATCAAAACCGTCCAGATGCCAGAACTTTTCCAGGCCGATTTCATCGTAGAGATCAATTTCCGATTCAAACAGTGGATAGAGCCCCTGTAGATGAATTGTTCGATCGGGCAGTTCGAATGTCGCTTCTTCCTGACTCAGAAACGATGGAGCGAATACCAGGTAGGCACTCATCTCACTTTCTTCGGAGATCGGATCGTCGATCTGAAAAATGTCACCATAAGAAAAGCGTTTTTCGTTGAAGAACGCGGAGGCGAAGAACCCGGCGGCGAAGCCCCAGCTCTGGTCCTTTGTATCCAGAGAAACAATCAATTCCGGCTTGGATCCTTCTTCCCAGTCCGGATGGGAGGCCTGTGAGAGACCACAGGTAACCGCAGTCAGAGTTCCCTCTTCGGGCAGGTTCTCAAAGTAGATCACTTTGATCTCGGGCTGATCGTCATTGGCTTGAACTTCAACGATACCATCAATCTCTCCAAAGCGTTCTTCTAATGCCTTGAGCCAGTTCGTTTCGAATGTGTCCACTTATTAATTTATCCTTGAGAGCGAGTAGTGATGGTGTTGTAGTTAGTTCAACTGGCCGGGTTATCTGATCCTGGAATGACCTGAGTCAGATCTTTACCGAGAATCGAGGGACACCAGTAGCGTTCAATATGTTCGATGATCATTTCGGTCCCCCGGGTATGGCTGACGTAAGGTTTGTCGCGGGGGTCGTAAAGGGCATCGGTCAGGTCACGACAGAGGACCACGTTTTTGTTGAGGTAACGCATCTGTCGGATCCCGAATGGTCGTCCCAGCACGCACATATTCGTATGCACGCCCATCAGCACGATATTTTTCCGCTGTTCCTGTTCCAGGAAGTTATAGATTTCCTGGCCGTTGGCACTGATGACATCATAGCCGATGATTTTGATCGCCGGATGTTCGTGTCGATCGTGATTGGGCTGGTAGGTCGGAAAAGGATCATCACAGCCCCGGATGGGACCATCGGTGCGCTTGACGGTATCGTCTACGGGGAGCGGTCCTTCTTTTTCCGGATTCAGATAACACCAGCCCTGGATTTTGACGGGGGGTTCGGCCGGTTTGGCTTCTTTGATTCGTTTGCGGTAAGGCGTATCCTCATAGAGCTGGATTCCCCCACTGGGTGCATGAATGATAGCGACGCCCCGATCGCGGGCTTTCGAGATGACGTCATTCATCCGGGGGGCCATCCGGCCGACCCGATGTGCAGCCAGCTTACAAGGATGATCGGCCCACATGTCGCAGATAATGATTGCGGTTTCGGAAGCCTTCCATTCAGCGGTTTCCATCTGAGCGGGCGCGGATTCCTCTTTCCCCCGTTTTCTCAATTCGACGGACAATACTCCCGGTACTGGCGGAATCTGGCGGGTTGCCTCAGTCGTCTCTTCCGCGAGCAAACCAGCCAGGGAAGGAGTCAGCGCACCGGCCAGGCTCCCCTGCAGAATTGATTGCAGGAACTGACGTCGCGAGCGGGGATCGGGATGTAACATCATGCCTCTTACCTCTATTCGGGGAAGTGAATACCGCTCACATTGTGCTGGGGCTGTCTGCACAATTCAATCGGAATTGATTTATTAATTCCAGATGAGCATTCCTTCGTTTTAAAGACAGGCTTTCCTTTGCTCTGTCTGCCATTCATAATAGAACAAGCTAACAGAAATCGCTCCTCTCCAGTGACGAAATTTCAGGATTTGAAAATATGCGCAATCAAATCGGATGGATGCTGCTGCTCAGTATCCTCCTGCTGTCTGTCCCTGCAATCAATGCGGCAGAGCAAGATCAGAGTCCCTCAAAACGGCTGATATTGCAGGAAGGGGATCGCATTGTCTTTATTGGTAATACGTTCGCCGACCAACTGCGGTTATATAACTACCTGGAAACGCTGCTGACGGCACAAGCGCCGGTCAGCAAACTCAGCTTTCGCAACCTGGCCTGGTCGGGCGACACACTGACGTTACAGCCTCGTCCCTTGAATTTTGGTTCGCTGGACGACCATCTCACAGCAGAGAAAGCGGATGTGATTATCGCCTGTTTTGGCATGAATGAATCGTTCGCCGGTCCGAGCGAGGTGAAAGCGTATCGCGAACACTGGGAACAGTTCCTCAAGCATCTGAAGTCCAAGAAGTATAATGGTTCCACTGCACCGCGGGTGGTGATCCTCTCTCCCATCGCCCATGAAAATATGGAACCACCTCTGCCTGATCCAGCAGACCATAACCAGAGTCTGGCTGCATACACAAAAACAATGCAGTCCGTAGCGGAAGAGCACCAGTTGCCTTTCGTCGACCTGTATCATGCGACTTCCAGGCAGATGGAAGCCAACCCTTCGCAGAAGCTGACCCATAACGGCATCCATCTCAACCAATATGGCTATTGGGCGGTGAGTCAGCTGGTTGCAGACAGCTTGCTGGCGAAGGAGGTCACAAGTCCTCAACTGGTGATCGATTTGAAATCCCAGAAGATCGAAACGACCAATGCAGAGGTCACACAGCAGAAGCTCAAGTCGGACCAGATTGAATTCACCGTCAAACCGCTGCTCCTGCCGATCCCTGCACCGCCGGAAGGAGCGATCGCAGACAGCGATCTGCTGGCCCGGCAACCTCGCCTGAGCGTTAAACAATTACCCGAGGGTAATTATCGACTGGTAGTCGGCGGAACTGTGATTGTGACGGGTAGTGCAAGCGACTGGGACCGGGGCATTGTGTTGCTGAACCTGCCGTCCCAGGTGCAGGTGGCCGATCTTCGTTCTACCATCAACCGTAAGAATGAGCTCTTCTTTTATGTGTACCGTGCACACAACGCCGAATATATTTTCGGTCGCCGCACGAAACCGTTCGGTGCCGTCTCATTTCCACCTGAGATGGAAACATTCGACGAACTGATCCAGTCTCGAGAGAAGGCGATTCAGGAACAGGCCCGACCCATCGAAGCAGCAAAATGGGAACTGATTCGAGTCGACTGATTACAAATCGACCTGACAAGACTTCCCCATCATTACTGAAACTTTTCAATTCGATATATAGAGTGACTCATGCGAAACTCAACTTATTCAGCCCGCTTCTGTCTGGGACTGATTCTGACTTCGATCTGCTTTGTGATGACACAATCCGCTTTCGCTGCGGATCAGAAACCGGCGCAACCACATGTGGTGTTTGTGGTGGGGACAACCCATTATGCTCCACAGAAAACACTGCCCGCATTCGCGAAGCGGCTAGAGCAGTATGGTTTCAAGACGACCGTGGTGCTGCCTGACGGTGATCCTGAACGAAACCAGAAAGGACTTCCGGGGCTGGAAGTACTGGAAGAAGCGGATCTAGCTGTATTTTTCATGCGGTTTCTGCAACTACCGCCGCGGCAGTTTGCACACATTCAGAACTACATCAAATCCGGAAAACCGGTGATCGGTCTGCGAACCAGCACACATGCCTTCGATTACGAAAAAGGGCATCCCCTGGAAGAGTGGAACCGGGGATTCGGTAAACGCGTTTTAGGTTCCGAATATTTTTTTCACCTCACAGGTGAAACAGTTGTGGAGCATGTGCTGGAACATCGCGATCATGACATTCTGAACGGGGTCGCAGCGAAATTTCTGGCCCCCGGTGTCCTCTATCAGGCAGATATCCCTGCAGACGCCACACCGCTCTTGACCGGTACAGGAAACTCCAAACGTAAAGGGATCTTCAAAAACCAGTTTGGCACTTATGAACTGACGGGCGAGATGAGCTGGCCGGTTGCCTGGACGTGGAAGAATGAATGGGACAGTCGTGTATTTGCCACCACACTGGGACATGAAGATTCATTTCGGCTGGACGCTTTTAATCGCTTGCTGGTCAACGCCGTGCACTGGTGCCTGGAATTGCCTGTAGGCACGACACCGGAAAAACTAGCGGTTGCGAATTCCGCTCCTAACCTGAAGCGACCTTTCGAACTGACTCAAGATCACTCACCCGAAACAGAACGCAAGACATTCCAGCTGCTACCTGGCTACGAGGTGAACCTGTTCGCTGCCGAGCCGATGCTGGTGAATCCGATTCACATGACCTGGGATCCCCAGGGACGACTGTGGGTGATCTGTTCAACCTCGTACCCACAGGTTTCTCCGGGAGAAAAACCAAACGATCAGATTGTGATTCTGGAAGACACCGACAACGATGGACAGGCAGATAAATCAACGGTGTTTGCCGACGGGCTCTATGTACCGACGGGACTGGAACTGGGTGACGGTGGCGTTTACGTTGCCAATGCACCGGACCTTTGGTTCCTGAAAGACACGAATGGAGACGGTAAAGCCGATCATCGGGAAGTGGTTCTGACGGGATTTGCTACGGAAGACAACCACCACTCCATCAGTGCCTGGCGATGGGGCCCTGGAGGCTGGCTCTACTTTCAGGAGGGGACCTTTATGCATACCCAGGTGGAGACCCCGTATGGTACGGTCCGCCTGGAAAATGGAGGCGTGTTTCAATTCCAGCCACGCACTCTCAAGCTGAAAGTCTTTGCGGACTATCGTGCTTCTAATCCCTGGGGGCACATGTTCGATGACTGGGGACAGTCATTTGTGATCGACAACCCGCGCATCTATTTCAGTGCACCACTGACCGCGAACAGTCGCGCCAAGCTGGGTTACGAGGCCAGCGGCGAAGGAACGAAGCAGTGTGGCGGTGAATTCGTAGCCAGCCGCCATTTTCCCCCGGAAGTCCAGGGAGAGATCTGGACCAATCAGTATAAAACACACGCGGTGGCACGTTATGAAGTCACCGATGATGGAGCCGGTTATTCGGTCAAAGGGCTGGAGCCGTTGCTACAGTCGAGCAGTTCATACTTCCGCCCGGTCGATCTGAAGATGGGACCGGATGGAGCCGCTTATGTGCTGGACTGGTACAATCCGCTGATTGGTCACATGCAACACAGCTTTCGGGATGAACGACGCGATACGACACATGGTCGTGTCTGGCGGGTGACCTATAAGGGACGTCCCCTGGTGGAGCGTCCTCAATTGACCGATGTCCCCCTGAAAGACGTGGTGAACCACCTGCGAGATCCAGAAAGCTTCACGCGTCAACAGGTCAGACGCGTCCTCTATGATGCGGACCAGCAACAGGCGAAAAAAGCCCTGGATGACTGGCTGCTGACACTGGCTCCCCAGGAACCGAACTATGATCATCATCGCCTGGAAGCGCTCTGGTGCTATCAGACCATTGGGGTCGTGAATGAAAAACTGCTGCGAGAGGTACTGGAAGCCCAGGATCCACGGGCCCGGGCCGCTGGACTGCGGGTGCTGCGTTACTGGTATCCCCAAGTAAAAAATCCGCTTGAGTTACTGGAAACTGCGATCCATGACGTGCATCCGCGTGTCCGCCTGGAAGCGATTCTGACCGCAGGCTATATTCCCGATCCCCGTTCAGTCACGATCGCAGTCAAGGCCATCGACGCCCCCATGGATCGCTACCTGGAACACGCGCTGAAGTTAACGATTGACGGGCTGCAGGATCAGTGGGTCAAAGCGCAGCAGGCAGGTAAGCTTCAGTTCGATAAGCCGGCACATAAAAATTATGCCTTGGCGAATCTGCTGTCGAATGAATCCATTGATGTGATTATTGATCTGCTCAATGCGGGCAGTATTGATGCTGATCTACTGAAAGGCCCCGCCCAGGTTGTCGCGGAGAAAGCCAATGCGAATCAACTGGAACCGCTGGTACTGAGTCTGGTGGAAGTCACACGCGAATACAAAACACAGGGTGGCAAAGGCATCTCTCCCGAGGCACTCAGCATCTTACTGGATGCGATGGATCGGGCTGCACGGGAACGGGGCGTCGTCCCAGAAGGCAACGTCGGTTCCATGCTCAGTCGCTCTGCGGTGGTGCCTGGTGTGCCTGTGCAAAAATCGGTAGCCCGACTGATTGGTTCCTGGAAACTGACGCGCGAAGGCAGACGCCTGCAGCGAAATCTGAATGCCGCAGATACTGACTCTGAAGTCAAACAATTGTCAGCAGAATCGCTGGGAATGCTGGGGGATGCGGGTTCGATCAAGTATCTGAAGGGGCTCGCGAATTCCGGGAAACCTGTCAACCAGCGTCTGCTGGGCGTCTATGGTCTGGCGGCACATGACCTCAAGGAGGCAGCCCGTCTGACACCAGGCATTCTGAGCCAGGATCCCAAGGACTCTGATCCCGGCTGGTTCCTGACCGCATTCACGAAACGGAAAGGGGGGCCCGAGGTTCTGGCAGAGCAGCTGAAATCGGCAAAACTGAATGCTCAAATGGCGGCCCGTATTCGCCAACATCTGATTGAGACCGGTGAAACAAATCAGGCTTTGATCGATGCTTTTGGCGGGGGAGTGATGCAGGATTCTCTGGAAGCGCAACTACTCAAAGAGAATGTACTCGATCTGGCCAGTGAAGCCCGAGAGCAGGGGAACGCCGCCCGTGGTGAGTTGATCTTCCGCCGAGCCGAACTGGCCTGCATGAAGTGTCACAGCATTTCCAATGCAGGACCTGTTCTGGGTCCGGACCTGGCAGCCATCGGTTCGAGTTCACCTCCGGACTACATAGTCGATTCATTCCTGCGTCCCTCCAAAGTGATTAAGGAATTCTACGAGAGCATCATGGTGGTCACCGATGAGGGACGCGTGATCAACGGAATTCTGGTGGTACAGGACGATTCCAAGGTGGTACTCAAAGACGCAGCCCAGCAGGGGAAGCAGGTCACGATTCCCGCAGATCAGATTGAATTTACGAAGAAGCTGCCTTCACTGATGCCCCAGGGGCTCGCGAGTAAGTTGAAAAGCCGCCAGGAATTTCTGGACCTGGTTAAATTTGTGACTGAGCTCGGACGTCCCGGTCCCTACACGACGAGTGCAGCACAGGTAGTGCGTCGCTGGCGTCTGCAGGGAGCAGACATGGCTATGACAGCGGAAAATTCTGTACAGATCAAAACACTGGCAGATTCAGGAGTTGCTGCTTACAGCATGGTAAATGGAACGCTGCCTGCGGCTGATCTGAATCTGCAAAAGCCCGTCACTCGTGCCATGGCTCTGGTTGATGTGACTCAAGCCGGGAATGTGCAGTTAAAACTGAACTCCGCGAAAGGGGTCAAGCTGTGGCTGAATGAGACGTCGGTGCCCGTATCTGAAATGACAACACTGGTTCTCCCTTCCGGACGGAGTCAGATCACGTTCGAGATCGACCGCGATGCGCGGGGAGACACTGGTCTGCGGGCAGAGTTCCTAAAAGCAGAACAACAGCCCCAGGGCCGCTTTAAAGTGGTCGGCGGTCCCTGAGGCTCGACTGTCAGGATACAAGATCAGTCCTGTTGAGCTGTCGTGCGTTTGATCCAGGCACCACAGAGTTCGGGCCAGTTGGAGACCGGGTTGTCTGAAGGTCGCAGACCGTAGCCGTGCCCCCCTTTGGCATAGAGATGCAGTTCGGCGTCGACTTTGGCGTCTTTCAGGTCACGTGTGTAATTGAATGCGCTGTCGACCAGGCGTCGGTCATCGAGAGTCTGGACGATGAATGCCGGGGGAGTCTGGTCGGTGACCTTGATCTCGGGAGCCGACTTACGTTTGTCGTCTTCCTGATAGATGTAAGCCGGGTAGATCAGAACGGTAAAATCGGGACGACAGCTGAGTTTATCGGCTGCATCAATGGGTTCATAATTCCGCTTCTCATAGTTGGTCGACAGGTTCGCTGCCAGGTGTCCGCCGGCGGAAAAGCCGAGTACACCAATCTGCTGCGGGTTAATGCCCCACTCCTGTGCTTTACTGCGCACGAGTCCTAATGCACGCTGAGCATCTTTCAGGGCCTGTTCACGCTGATTACCGGGGACCGTGTATTTGACGACCACGGCATGAATGCCGATGGAATTCAGCCATTCCGCGATTTCCGTGCCTTCCAGATCGTAAGCCAGGATGTTGTAGCCACCTCCTGGAAAAATGACGACGGCGGGGGCGTTGGGTTTGGCATTTTTGGCTTTGTAAAATTCAATTGCCGGCCGGTTCACTTTGGTAATACGAATGATATTGCTGTATTTGACTTCGTCATCGCTCTGGTCCAGCAGAGGACGATCAGGCCAGACTGCGACTTGTGCATCTGGTTTGGGAGTTTCAATGGGGGCTACGGCCAACGAACAGAGCAGAAAGGTGGACAGTAGAAAATATTTCACGATTGAGATCTCCTGTAGGAATCAACTTCAGTTGGAATCAGATATCGATCCAGAACTCACTATCATAACGGTCCCCCATAATCGGGTGTAGCTGGGCAGATTCATTTTTCTTGCGAAAAACATGTAAGTGTTGATTTGTAAAGAAATTTCAAATACCACTTGCAATTTGAGATAATCCCGCGACACTGAACTTCAGCTGACGCCATCTGTTTCATCTATTCATTTCACGACTCCGCTCCGTCATGAAAAAGCTAACCCGCCCCCGTCTGACCACGGTATTACTGATTGTGATTGCCATCCTGATCGGTGGGCTCGT
This window harbors:
- a CDS encoding SGNH/GDSL hydrolase family protein, whose translation is MRNQIGWMLLLSILLLSVPAINAAEQDQSPSKRLILQEGDRIVFIGNTFADQLRLYNYLETLLTAQAPVSKLSFRNLAWSGDTLTLQPRPLNFGSLDDHLTAEKADVIIACFGMNESFAGPSEVKAYREHWEQFLKHLKSKKYNGSTAPRVVILSPIAHENMEPPLPDPADHNQSLAAYTKTMQSVAEEHQLPFVDLYHATSRQMEANPSQKLTHNGIHLNQYGYWAVSQLVADSLLAKEVTSPQLVIDLKSQKIETTNAEVTQQKLKSDQIEFTVKPLLLPIPAPPEGAIADSDLLARQPRLSVKQLPEGNYRLVVGGTVIVTGSASDWDRGIVLLNLPSQVQVADLRSTINRKNELFFYVYRAHNAEYIFGRRTKPFGAVSFPPEMETFDELIQSREKAIQEQARPIEAAKWELIRVD
- a CDS encoding alpha/beta hydrolase produces the protein MKYFLLSTFLLCSLAVAPIETPKPDAQVAVWPDRPLLDQSDDEVKYSNIIRITKVNRPAIEFYKAKNAKPNAPAVVIFPGGGYNILAYDLEGTEIAEWLNSIGIHAVVVKYTVPGNQREQALKDAQRALGLVRSKAQEWGINPQQIGVLGFSAGGHLAANLSTNYEKRNYEPIDAADKLSCRPDFTVLIYPAYIYQEDDKRKSAPEIKVTDQTPPAFIVQTLDDRRLVDSAFNYTRDLKDAKVDAELHLYAKGGHGYGLRPSDNPVSNWPELCGAWIKRTTAQQD
- a CDS encoding FAD-dependent oxidoreductase, whose protein sequence is MLNEFDVVIVGGGGSGLAAAARALEFGARVLVLEKQSQLGGTTGMAIGSFTGNGTSLQRAAGIEDNPDDHETDAGLFAVPEIEAHNYSELRRFFLGQTAETLEWLHRLGLHFHGPNPEPPNRVPRMHNIVPNAKAYIAAFQTKILKRQGTIVCDAPVVELRREAGRVTGVVAEIQGERQTIRAQRGVVLAAGDYANAPEIIGRFKGDRFRSIEGVNPKACGDGHLLAEQTGAQLLNMEITYGPELRFVPPPGDPFEQLLPTSGFLAQLMGRLVPYLPQFLINWRIKRLLLTWQHPENALFDDGAILVNTVGQRFCNERVSPEREIAISEQENKAAYILLDERIAARYSEWPHFISTAPKIAYAYVEDYLKLRPDVSAAAGSLEELAKQRQLNPTHLQDTVAQFNAYASGQQADPFGRAGDTEPLAGNRWVLLGPAKAYFTTTEGGVAINHGLQALDEKGDPIPGLYAIGCNGMGGQVLWGHGLHIAWALTSGRLVGEALGKP
- a CDS encoding isochorismatase family protein; its protein translation is MMLHPDPRSRRQFLQSILQGSLAGALTPSLAGLLAEETTEATRQIPPVPGVLSVELRKRGKEESAPAQMETAEWKASETAIIICDMWADHPCKLAAHRVGRMAPRMNDVISKARDRGVAIIHAPSGGIQLYEDTPYRKRIKEAKPAEPPVKIQGWCYLNPEKEGPLPVDDTVKRTDGPIRGCDDPFPTYQPNHDRHEHPAIKIIGYDVISANGQEIYNFLEQEQRKNIVLMGVHTNMCVLGRPFGIRQMRYLNKNVVLCRDLTDALYDPRDKPYVSHTRGTEMIIEHIERYWCPSILGKDLTQVIPGSDNPAS
- a CDS encoding PVC-type heme-binding CxxCH protein; its protein translation is MRNSTYSARFCLGLILTSICFVMTQSAFAADQKPAQPHVVFVVGTTHYAPQKTLPAFAKRLEQYGFKTTVVLPDGDPERNQKGLPGLEVLEEADLAVFFMRFLQLPPRQFAHIQNYIKSGKPVIGLRTSTHAFDYEKGHPLEEWNRGFGKRVLGSEYFFHLTGETVVEHVLEHRDHDILNGVAAKFLAPGVLYQADIPADATPLLTGTGNSKRKGIFKNQFGTYELTGEMSWPVAWTWKNEWDSRVFATTLGHEDSFRLDAFNRLLVNAVHWCLELPVGTTPEKLAVANSAPNLKRPFELTQDHSPETERKTFQLLPGYEVNLFAAEPMLVNPIHMTWDPQGRLWVICSTSYPQVSPGEKPNDQIVILEDTDNDGQADKSTVFADGLYVPTGLELGDGGVYVANAPDLWFLKDTNGDGKADHREVVLTGFATEDNHHSISAWRWGPGGWLYFQEGTFMHTQVETPYGTVRLENGGVFQFQPRTLKLKVFADYRASNPWGHMFDDWGQSFVIDNPRIYFSAPLTANSRAKLGYEASGEGTKQCGGEFVASRHFPPEVQGEIWTNQYKTHAVARYEVTDDGAGYSVKGLEPLLQSSSSYFRPVDLKMGPDGAAYVLDWYNPLIGHMQHSFRDERRDTTHGRVWRVTYKGRPLVERPQLTDVPLKDVVNHLRDPESFTRQQVRRVLYDADQQQAKKALDDWLLTLAPQEPNYDHHRLEALWCYQTIGVVNEKLLREVLEAQDPRARAAGLRVLRYWYPQVKNPLELLETAIHDVHPRVRLEAILTAGYIPDPRSVTIAVKAIDAPMDRYLEHALKLTIDGLQDQWVKAQQAGKLQFDKPAHKNYALANLLSNESIDVIIDLLNAGSIDADLLKGPAQVVAEKANANQLEPLVLSLVEVTREYKTQGGKGISPEALSILLDAMDRAARERGVVPEGNVGSMLSRSAVVPGVPVQKSVARLIGSWKLTREGRRLQRNLNAADTDSEVKQLSAESLGMLGDAGSIKYLKGLANSGKPVNQRLLGVYGLAAHDLKEAARLTPGILSQDPKDSDPGWFLTAFTKRKGGPEVLAEQLKSAKLNAQMAARIRQHLIETGETNQALIDAFGGGVMQDSLEAQLLKENVLDLASEAREQGNAARGELIFRRAELACMKCHSISNAGPVLGPDLAAIGSSSPPDYIVDSFLRPSKVIKEFYESIMVVTDEGRVINGILVVQDDSKVVLKDAAQQGKQVTIPADQIEFTKKLPSLMPQGLASKLKSRQEFLDLVKFVTELGRPGPYTTSAAQVVRRWRLQGADMAMTAENSVQIKTLADSGVAAYSMVNGTLPAADLNLQKPVTRAMALVDVTQAGNVQLKLNSAKGVKLWLNETSVPVSEMTTLVLPSGRSQITFEIDRDARGDTGLRAEFLKAEQQPQGRFKVVGGP
- a CDS encoding suppressor of fused domain protein translates to MDTFETNWLKALEERFGEIDGIVEVQANDDQPEIKVIYFENLPEEGTLTAVTCGLSQASHPDWEEGSKPELIVSLDTKDQSWGFAAGFFASAFFNEKRFSYGDIFQIDDPISEESEMSAYLVFAPSFLSQEEATFELPDRTIHLQGLYPLFESEIDLYDEIGLEKFWHLDGFDLYDVKRKPVIG